The window CGATCAGGCCATATTCGATAGCGGTCGCGCCAGCTTCGTCACGGAAAAGGTTCTTGATGGTGGTCATGTCTAGTCTCCTGGTTTCGGCCTTCGGTACCCATACCGTTCCGCTTGGCCCGGCCCGGTGTAGTTGTGTTTAACTGCGTGCTATTGAGGAATTCCTAACATCGAATACTATTTTCGAAGTTCAGCCCCCCATGGCGCCCAGTGTGCTTGTCTCGACAACGCGCCACATCGCGATGGTTTCGGTTGCAACTTCTTGCATCCCCACGAGTATGGCCACAATGATGAGGCTCACAATCAGGCCGTATTCGACAGCGGAAGAACCTGACGTGTCGGCCTTGATGGTCCTGAGAAGGTTCGTCAGCATCTTGGGTTGATCCGCTTTCCTGCGTCCTGATGCTCTCGAAATCGTAGGTACGGGTTAAGAAAGAGTTGATGGTCGTACGATGATTGGAAAAAAATCCGACGCACCCGATCAGCGCATGCTGGTGGTTGCCGCTGCGCTGGAGCGGGGTGACGGATACTGGCTGATGCATTGCCGCCCGCCGGGTAAGCACCATGCGGGGCTCTGGGAGTTTCCCGGAGGAAAGGTCGAACCTGCTGAAAAATTGACAGAAGCTCTTGCCCGCGAGCTGCTGGAGGAGCTGGGTATCATCTGCGATCCGGACGATTTGAGGCCTGTCGGATTTGCCGAAACAACATCCGGCGAGGCAGGGCCGGCGATTGTCATTCTGCTTTACAGGCTGATCGCATGGCAGGGCGAGCCGGCGGCGCTGGAGGGCGGGGCGACCGCATGGTTCACGCCGGATCAGATAGCCTCGCTCGCCAAACCGCCGCTCGATGCGGTGCTCGCCGGGCAGTTGTTCCAAAATCGCGAATTCGCGCCGAACCCCCTTGCCAAGCCTGAATGACCCCCCTAAAGGCCGCCCCCTAGCGCGCACCCGTAGCTCAGCTGGATAGAGCACCAGACTACGAATCTGGGGGTCAGAGGTTCGAATCCTTTCGGGTGCGCCAACAAAACAGCCGGTCCTGTCGGGGCCGGCTTTTTTGTTGGCGGATCATGAAGGGAAGCGAACTTTCGGAATCGGAGCGCCGCAGGCGCGCAGATAACGGAGCCGCGTAGCGGCGGAGTGATCCTTTCGGATGCGCCCCTGCGCTTGCGCCGTTGGCCTTGGCCCGGGCCGGCGCTAGGATTGCGCCCATGGAAACGTCTCTCCCCCGCCGCCTGGCACGCATTCTCCTCGCGGGCCTGATTGCGGCCGGCATGGCGCAGGCCAGCGCCGCCACCGCCCGGGCGCAAGACTCTGCGGCGGCCGCGCAAGCGGAAGGGGCGGAGGATGCGCAATGGACAACGCCGCGCATCACCCGGCCCGGTCTCGCCTATGTGACCTATGAAAGTGCGGCGGCGGCGGCGCGGGTGAGTTTCCATGTCTACACGCCGCCCCAGTATGATCGCGAAACCGACCGGCGCTTTCCGGTGCTCTACTGGCTTCACGGAACCGGCGGCGGCGTACGCGGCATTGCTTCTGTGACCGCCCATTTCGATGCGGCGATCGCCGCCGGCAAGATTGCGCCGATGATCGTGGTGTTCCCGAACGGCCTTGCGACTGGAATGTGGACCGATTCGGCAGATGGCCGGCGACCGGTCGAGACGATCCTCGTCAGCGAAATTGTGCCGCAGGTGGATCGTGCCTACCGGACCATCGCCACCGCCGAGGGACGCATCCTCGAAGGGTTCAGCATGGGCGGCCTCGGTGCTGCCCGCATCGGGTTCAGGCATCCGGGCCTGTTCGGAACGATCTCGATGATCGCGGCAGGCCCGCTCGACCCCGACTTCAACGGTCCGAGAGCGCGCGGCAATCCCGCGCTGCGCCGCCGTGTGCTGGACGAGGTCCATGGCGGAAGCCTCGCACGCTTCCGGGCCGAAAGCGCGTGGGAGCTGTCGGCGTTGCGGGCGCGGCAGGATACCGCGCCGGGCCCGATGCGGCTTGTGATCGGCACCGCCGACTTTACCGCGGGCGACAACCAGCGCTTTCACCAGCACCTCGGGCAACAGGGCATTGCGCATGAATATGTCGAGGTTCCCGGCGTCGGACATGATGTCCTCGCCCTGTTTGCCGCGATGGGTGAGAGCAACTGGGCCTTCTATCGGCGGGTGACGGGCGCGCCGCGTTAATCCGCGACGCTCGCTTCGAGCGCGTCCATGTCCTCATCGGACAGGCCGAAATGGTGCCCGGCCTCGTGAATGACGACATGGCGCACCAGTTCGGCAAAGCCGACTCCGGTCTCCTCCATCTCGGCCAGCAGCGGCTGGCGGAACAGGCTGATCATCGGCGGCAGACGTTCGTGATCCCATTGCGATTGTTCGGTGAGGGCAATGCCTTCATAAAGTCCGGTGAGCTCCCAGGGATCGTCCATGTCGACCCCGTCCAGCTGCTCGTCGGTGGCGAATTCGGCGATGCGCAGCACGACATCGTCCAGATGTGCGCGGAACGGCTCGGGCAGGCGCGCCAGCACGTCGCGCGCGAGAGCCTCGAATTCTGCGACGCTGGGCTCGTGCACGCGGGGCTCCTTATTCGGCTCGCTTTTTGACAGCTGCGGGGGTGAATTGCGTCAATCGCGCCTTACATATCGTATTAGGGGCAAGGCCGCCAAAGTCGCAATGGCCGCAAGCGATGCGCATTCGTGCGGAACACGCGGCGGGCTTGGCGGTTGAGCGCTCGACAGGGGGGAAGGGCGCGGCTGCGCTCCTTACAGATTGCGAAGAAAGACGAGACAATGAATTACGCCTGCGCGCATGATGACGATTTCGATCCGGACAACCCGCTGGGCAAGCCGGATGTGCCGCCCCACGTGCAGCAGGCGATCCGCACCCTGATCGAATGGGCGGGTGATGATCCCGAGCGCGAAGGCCTGCTCGACACCCCCAAGCGCGTGGCCCGCGCGTGGCTCGAATATTGCGAGGGTTACAAGGAAGATCCGTCGATCCATCTCAGCCGGCAGTTCACCGAAGTGGGCGGCTATGACGAGATCGTGATCCTCAAGGACATTCCCTTCCAGTCGCATTGCGAACACCACATGGCACCGATCACCGGCAAGGCCGCGATCGCCTATCTGCCGAAGAACAAGGTGGTGGGCATTTCCAAGCTCGCCCGCGTGCTCCACGGCTTTGCGCACCGCTTGCAGATCCAGGAGCGTCTCACCGCCGAGGTGGCGCAGTGCATCTGGGACCATCTCGAACCGCATGGCGTGGCCGTGGTGATCGAGGCGCAGCACGGCTGCATGACCGGACGCGGGGTCAAGACCCACGGCGTCGAAATGGTCACCAGCCGCATCCTCGGCTGCTTCATGGATGATGATCGCAGCCGCAAGGAAGTGATGAGCCTGATGGGCTACTGAACCCGGTCCCCCTCGGGCCTGCCTGCAAATCTTCGTGATTCGGCAGATTGAGGGGGCTCATGCGATATTGCAGAAATTGCAATTGAGGGTGATTGGTCCGGTTCTTCCGGCCTGCTATATTCTCCTGTGACGACGGCCAAAAGGTTCGCGTCTATGCAGGAGAGAAGCAATCATGGTGAAACGTGCCCTTATCGGGGCGGCGCTGGCGTCTAGCCTCGCTGCACCCGCACTTGCACTCGAGCATGAAGTCGTGATCGAACACCCCGCCGGGACCATCGCTGCCGACTATAGCGGCGCAGTCACCATCGAGACCCGTCAGGTGGGGGCCGCAGGCGTTGCCGGGCGTCCCAGCACGCTGGCGTGCGAATGGAGAGCGACGCTCAATGTCGAGCGGACCGCCAAGCTCGGTCAGGCGCTCCAGACCCGCCGCACCCTGTCGCGCGACGATGTCGCCCGCGGGACAAAGCCGGGCTGGTGCGAAACCCAGACCAAGGCGATCGATGCGCTGGTGGCCGCGCGCCGCGACACCTTCCGCACTGCGATGCTCGAACTGGTCGAGCAGGATCGCAGCGCGATTGTCGCCGAGGCGGACGGCGTGCGCCGCCGCGAGGGCTGACCGCTCAAGGTCTTCCCCGCGAACAGGGGCGCCTCCCGGCTGGGAGGTGCCCCTTTTTCGTATTTGCGCGCGGGGTCAAAGCGGCATAGCCTGCGCTTCGGGATCAGCCGGAAGGCATTACCGAAGGAGATTCTTGATGCTGCGCAAATCCGCCACCCGCCTGTTTCTTTCCGCTGCGCTTGCTGCCGGGCTTGCTGCCTGTTCGGGCGGGGCTCCGGCCGATGCGCCTGCAGATGCACCCAGCGATGCCGCAACGCCTGGCGATGTGGCCGCGCCGGTCGATGTGCAGGCAGTGCTCAAGGAACGGCACGACAATTTCGAGGGCATCGGTGACAGCTTCAAGGCGCTGCGCGGCGAGCTCGAAAAGGATGCGCCCGACTTCACCCTGATCGCCGCCAAGGCGAGCGACATCAACTCCCGCGCGCTGAAGATCGAAGGCCATTTCCCGGCAGGCACCAGTGTCGATGACGGGCTCAAGACCGAAGCCCTCGCCACGATCTGGCAGCAGCCCGAAGAGTTCAAGGCCGCTTCCCAGAAGCTGGTCGATGAAAGCGCCAAGCTGGTGACCCTCGCAGGCGGCGGCGACAAGGCCGCTGTTGGCGCGCAGGCTATGGCGATGGGCGGCGCGTGCAAGGGCTGCCACGACAAGTTCCGGCTCGACGACAAGAAATGAGCGAGACGGCTGGTAGCCCGGCGCTCCTGACGCCTGATATCCGGGTGTGGGACCCTTTGCTGCGCCTCACCCACTGGAGCTTTCCGCTGCTGATTGTCGCCATGTGGTGGACGGCAGAGAACGACAAGTGGGGGCTGCACAAGCGGCTCGGGCTGGTGCTGCTGGGGGTGCTGGTGTTCCGCTTCGTGTGGGGCTTCATCGGGCCGGAGACCGCGCGCTTTTCGCAATTCGTGAAGGGGCCGCGCGCGGTGCTGGCCTATTGGCACGGCGGCGCGAGCGCGGGGCCGAGCGCGATCGGGCACTCGCCGATCGGCGGGTGGAGCACGCTTGCGCTGCTGGGGGCGATGCTGGTGCAGGTCAGCCTCGGACTGTTTGCGGGCGATCCCTTTGACGGGATGACCGGGCCGCTTAATCCGCTGGTCGGGGTGATGCTGGCCGATGCCATCACCGAAGTGCACGAGGCCTTCTTCAACGTCCTGGCCGGGCTGATCGTGCTGCATCTCGCGGCGATCTGCTGGTATGCGATGAAGGGCAATGATCTGCTGAGCCCGATGGTGGGCGGCACGCGTCCGCCGATGGCGGGGGTGAGCGGGATCGGGCCTATGCCGTGGCTGCGGGGGGCAATCGCGATTGCGCTGGCGGCAGGCTTTGCCCTGTGGATCACCTTTGGCGTACCGCCTTTGATCTGACACAGGGGCTAGGCCGACACACAAAAGGGGCGCCTCCCATCGCGGGAAGCGCCCCTTTTCGTTGTCCGGTAGATGACGGCCTTACAGCTGGCCGAGCATGTGGTCCGCGCTCGAGACCTTGAAGTCGCCCGGCTCTTCGACATTGAGCTGCTCGACCACGCCATCATTGATGACCATCGAGAAGCGCTGGCCGCGCTTGCCGAGGCCAAAGGCCGAACCGTCCATCGTGAGGCCGATCGCCTCGACGAAATCGCCATTGCCGTCAGCCAGCATGGTGATGTCGTCGCTGCCCGCAGCCTTGTTCCACGCGCCCATCACGAAGGGGTCGTTGACGGCGGTGCCGACGATCTCGTCGACGCCCTTGGCCTTGAGATCGGCGGCCTTCTCGACGAAGCCCGGCAGGTGCTTGGCCGAGCAGGTCGGGGTGAAGGCACCCGGGACCGAGAACAGCGCGACGCGCTTGCCGGCGAAATAGTCGGAAGACTTGACGGGCTGCGGGCCTTCGGCGGTGGCCTTGATCAGCGTCACTTCGGGGAGCTTGTCGCCAACGGAAATCGTCATCGGGGTGTCCTTTGCAAGGTGGGGATGAATGGCCCCTCCTATAGCGCCCCTTACGGAGCGGGCAACAAATAGACATATAAAGATAAGTTTATATTTGCCTCCCGTCGCCAGTCCGTCTAGGGGCTGCGGTCATCAGCAGAGCGCCGTGCCCCCAATGCGGCGACCTGTCCTCAGGAGATAATCACATGGCCACCCTCGCTGCCGCCCCGACCCACGAATATGTCATCAAGGACATCGCGCTCGCCCGTTTCGGCCGCGACGAAATCCTGATCGCCGAAACCGAAATGCCCGGCCTGATGGCGCTGCGCGAGGAATATGGTGCGGCCCAGCCCCTGAAGGGCGCGCGTATTACCGGCTCGCTCCACATGACCATCCAGACTGCCGTGCTGATCGAGACCCTCGTGGCGCTGGGTGCCGAAGTGCGCTGGGCGACTTGCAACATCTTCTCGACCCAGGATCACGCCGCCGCCGCCATCGCGGAAGCCGGCATCCCCGTTTTCGCCATCAAGGGCGAGACGCTGGCCGAATACTGGGACTATGTGGGCCGCATCTTCGATTGGGCCACGGAAGCCGATCCCGATCTCACCGCCAACATGATCCTCGATGATGGCGGCGATGCCACCATGTTTGCCCTGTGGGGCGCGCGTCTTGAAGCGGGCGAGGAAATGGGCGAGCCGACCAACGCCGAGGAAATCGAGTTCCAGCGCGCGCTCAAGGCGTTCGTCGCTGCCAAGCCTGGCTACCTCACCAAGACGGTGAAGGCGATCAAGGGCGTTTCGGAAGAAACCACCACCGGCGTGATGCGCCTCTACCAGATCGCCAAGCAGGGCAAGCTGCCGTTCCCGGCGATCAACGTGAACGATTCGGTGACAAAGTCGAAGTTCGACAACCTCTACGGCTGCAAGGAATCGCTGGTCGACGCGATCCGCCGCGCGACCGACGTCATGCTGGCCGGCAAGGTCGCCTGCGTTGCCGGTTACGGCGACGTCGGCAAGGGTTCGGCGGCCTCGCTCCGTGATGGCGGCGCGCGCGTGATGGTGACCGAGATCGATCCGATCTGCGCCCTTCAGGCCGCGATGGACGGCTTCGAGGTCGTCACCATGGAAGACGCCGTGAAGCGCGCCGACATTTTCGTCACCGCCACTGGCAATGAAGACGTCATCACCGCCGATCACATGATGAACATGAAGCCGATGGCGATCGTCTGCAACATCGGCCACTTCGACAGCGAGATCCAGATTGCGGCGCTTTCGAACTACGAATGGCGCGAGATCAAGGAAGGCACCGATCTCGTCACTTTCCCCGATGGCAAGTCGATCATCGTGCTGGCCAAGGGTCGCCTCGTGAACCTCGGCTGCGCCACCGGCCACCCGAGCTTCGTGATGAGCGCGAGCTTCACCAACCAGACGCTGGCCCAGATCGAGCTGTTCACCAAGGCGGACGAATACGACAACGACGTCTACGTCCTGCCCAAGCACCTCGACGAAAAGGTCGCCGCGCTGCACCTTGAAAAGCTCGGCGTGAAGCTGACCCAGCTGAGCACCAAGCAGGCGAGCTACATCGGCGTGCCGCAAGCCGGCCCGTTCAAGCCCGATCATTACCGCTACTGATCGCCTTAAACCGCTCGCTTCCACCCCTTTTGTGAATGGGTGGTGGGCGAGCGGGTTCTACCCGGTTGCACTGACGCCAGCAGGCGCATAGCGGTGAGGTGATGGACACCTCACCGCTTTCGCTTGTGCTGATTGCGCTGATGCTTGCCGCGTGGGCGGCGGGCGCGGCGGTGGTGGTGCTGCGCGCCAGCCGCTCGATGAAGCGCGCGCGCGCCTTGAAGGGCAGTCTGAAGCGGGTGCAGACCCTGCTCGACGTGGCCCCTGCCGTACCGCTGCTGGTGCGGGTGGACGGACGCATCGAAGCGCCGGACAAGCTGGCTCGGCTGCTCGGTCTCAAGGCCATGCCGCAATATCTCTCCGAACTGGTCGTCCCGCCCGGTGATCAGCGCGCCGGAGGAGGGCTGGCCTCCGATCAGTTGGATCAGCTGTGGAGCAGGGTGCAGACTACCCAGAAAACCGCCGCGCCCTTCCGTATGGCGCTCAATCCCCCCGGCTCGCAGCGCAGCCTCGCGCTCTATGGCACGCTCGCCGATCCGGCGGTCTCGCCCGGCGGCGCGGCGCTGGTGTGGGTATTCGACTTTACCGAGAGCCACGCAGAAATGGCCCGCCTGCGCGCTGCGGCATCGCGCGCGACGGGAGATTTCGCCGCGCTGGTTGGCCTGATCGAGGCTGCGCCCATGCCGATGTGGTTTCGCGGCAGCGATCTCTCGCTCCAGCTCGTCAATCAGGCCTATGTCGATGCCGTGGGCGCCGCCAGCGCGGCCGAGGTGGTGCAAGGCCAGATCGAGCTGCTCGAACCCGAAGACGGCCGCTCTCCGGCTGAAATCGCGCGCGACACGCTGCGCAGTCAGGACAAGTCGGAACGCTCTGTCGCCGCCACCATCCACGGCGCGCGCCGCACCTTGCGCGTCTCCGATCTGCCATTGGGGCAGGAGGGAGTGGCAGGCTATGCCATCGACATCGAGGAGCAACAGCAGGTCGCGCGCGAGTTCCGCGCCTTCCGCGATGCCCAGCGCGCGCTGCTCGATCAGCTTTCGGTCGGCGTGGCGCAGTTCGATGCCGAAGAGCAGCTGGTCTTTGCCAACCGCCCGTTCCGCCGCCTGTTCTCGCTCACCGATGAGGCCATCGAGGCGCGCACGCCGTTCGAGCGCTTCCTCGCCGAAGCGCGCGAGCGCGGACGCACGCCCGAAGTGCGCGACTTTCCCGAATGGCGGCGCGAGCGCGCGGGCTGGTTCGAGGCAAGCGCCACGTTGGAGGAGGCTTGGCCGCTCCCCGGCGGCACGCATCTGCGCATCGTCGCCCAGCCGCTGCCCGATGGCGGCCTGCTGCTGATCGCCGAGGATCGCACCGAACAGCTGGCGCTTTCGGCGGTGCGCGATACGCTGCTGCGCACCCGAACGGCAACGCTCGACAGCCTGTTCGAGGCGCTGGCGATCTTTGCGCCCGATGGCTCGGCGCAGCTGTGGAACCGCAGCTTTGCCGGGACCTGGGGCCTGACCCCTGAATTGCTCGATGCGCGGCCCAGCGCCGATGAACTGCTCGGCGCGATCGGGCGCAACCTGCTGAACCCAGAGGAAGCCGCGCTGATCGGCGCGGCGGTCCGTGCCGCCACGCTCGACCGGCGCGAGAAGGGCGGGCAGGTGGAACTCGCCGACGGGCGCACCCTGCGCTTTGCCGGTATCCCGCTGCCCGATGGCAATGGCCTTTTGACCGTGCTCGACATCACCGCCTCGCAAAAGGCCGAACAGGCGCTGCGCGAGCGCGCCGAAGCGCTTGAGGAGGCCGATGCGGTCAAGGCCAAGTTCCTCGCCAATATGAGCTACGAATTCCGTACGCCGCTCACCACCATCGGCGGCTATGCCGAGCTGCTGAAATCGGGCGCGGCGAGCGATCCGGAAAGCGCGGGCGAATATGTCGATGCGATCCTCGCTGCGGTCGAACGCCTGACCGAGCAGGTCGAGAATGTGCTGGATCTCTCCCA is drawn from Erythrobacter sp. and contains these coding sequences:
- a CDS encoding Flp family type IVb pilin; protein product: MLTNLLRTIKADTSGSSAVEYGLIVSLIIVAILVGMQEVATETIAMWRVVETSTLGAMGG
- a CDS encoding (deoxy)nucleoside triphosphate pyrophosphohydrolase: MIGKKSDAPDQRMLVVAAALERGDGYWLMHCRPPGKHHAGLWEFPGGKVEPAEKLTEALARELLEELGIICDPDDLRPVGFAETTSGEAGPAIVILLYRLIAWQGEPAALEGGATAWFTPDQIASLAKPPLDAVLAGQLFQNREFAPNPLAKPE
- a CDS encoding alpha/beta hydrolase, whose product is METSLPRRLARILLAGLIAAGMAQASAATARAQDSAAAAQAEGAEDAQWTTPRITRPGLAYVTYESAAAAARVSFHVYTPPQYDRETDRRFPVLYWLHGTGGGVRGIASVTAHFDAAIAAGKIAPMIVVFPNGLATGMWTDSADGRRPVETILVSEIVPQVDRAYRTIATAEGRILEGFSMGGLGAARIGFRHPGLFGTISMIAAGPLDPDFNGPRARGNPALRRRVLDEVHGGSLARFRAESAWELSALRARQDTAPGPMRLVIGTADFTAGDNQRFHQHLGQQGIAHEYVEVPGVGHDVLALFAAMGESNWAFYRRVTGAPR
- a CDS encoding metallopeptidase family protein → MHEPSVAEFEALARDVLARLPEPFRAHLDDVVLRIAEFATDEQLDGVDMDDPWELTGLYEGIALTEQSQWDHERLPPMISLFRQPLLAEMEETGVGFAELVRHVVIHEAGHHFGLSDEDMDALEASVAD
- the folE gene encoding GTP cyclohydrolase I FolE, giving the protein MNYACAHDDDFDPDNPLGKPDVPPHVQQAIRTLIEWAGDDPEREGLLDTPKRVARAWLEYCEGYKEDPSIHLSRQFTEVGGYDEIVILKDIPFQSHCEHHMAPITGKAAIAYLPKNKVVGISKLARVLHGFAHRLQIQERLTAEVAQCIWDHLEPHGVAVVIEAQHGCMTGRGVKTHGVEMVTSRILGCFMDDDRSRKEVMSLMGY
- a CDS encoding cytochrome c translates to MLRKSATRLFLSAALAAGLAACSGGAPADAPADAPSDAATPGDVAAPVDVQAVLKERHDNFEGIGDSFKALRGELEKDAPDFTLIAAKASDINSRALKIEGHFPAGTSVDDGLKTEALATIWQQPEEFKAASQKLVDESAKLVTLAGGGDKAAVGAQAMAMGGACKGCHDKFRLDDKK
- a CDS encoding cytochrome b/b6 domain-containing protein, with product MSETAGSPALLTPDIRVWDPLLRLTHWSFPLLIVAMWWTAENDKWGLHKRLGLVLLGVLVFRFVWGFIGPETARFSQFVKGPRAVLAYWHGGASAGPSAIGHSPIGGWSTLALLGAMLVQVSLGLFAGDPFDGMTGPLNPLVGVMLADAITEVHEAFFNVLAGLIVLHLAAICWYAMKGNDLLSPMVGGTRPPMAGVSGIGPMPWLRGAIAIALAAGFALWITFGVPPLI
- a CDS encoding peroxiredoxin, whose translation is MTISVGDKLPEVTLIKATAEGPQPVKSSDYFAGKRVALFSVPGAFTPTCSAKHLPGFVEKAADLKAKGVDEIVGTAVNDPFVMGAWNKAAGSDDITMLADGNGDFVEAIGLTMDGSAFGLGKRGQRFSMVINDGVVEQLNVEEPGDFKVSSADHMLGQL
- the ahcY gene encoding adenosylhomocysteinase codes for the protein MATLAAAPTHEYVIKDIALARFGRDEILIAETEMPGLMALREEYGAAQPLKGARITGSLHMTIQTAVLIETLVALGAEVRWATCNIFSTQDHAAAAIAEAGIPVFAIKGETLAEYWDYVGRIFDWATEADPDLTANMILDDGGDATMFALWGARLEAGEEMGEPTNAEEIEFQRALKAFVAAKPGYLTKTVKAIKGVSEETTTGVMRLYQIAKQGKLPFPAINVNDSVTKSKFDNLYGCKESLVDAIRRATDVMLAGKVACVAGYGDVGKGSAASLRDGGARVMVTEIDPICALQAAMDGFEVVTMEDAVKRADIFVTATGNEDVITADHMMNMKPMAIVCNIGHFDSEIQIAALSNYEWREIKEGTDLVTFPDGKSIIVLAKGRLVNLGCATGHPSFVMSASFTNQTLAQIELFTKADEYDNDVYVLPKHLDEKVAALHLEKLGVKLTQLSTKQASYIGVPQAGPFKPDHYRY
- a CDS encoding PAS-domain containing protein, producing the protein MDTSPLSLVLIALMLAAWAAGAAVVVLRASRSMKRARALKGSLKRVQTLLDVAPAVPLLVRVDGRIEAPDKLARLLGLKAMPQYLSELVVPPGDQRAGGGLASDQLDQLWSRVQTTQKTAAPFRMALNPPGSQRSLALYGTLADPAVSPGGAALVWVFDFTESHAEMARLRAAASRATGDFAALVGLIEAAPMPMWFRGSDLSLQLVNQAYVDAVGAASAAEVVQGQIELLEPEDGRSPAEIARDTLRSQDKSERSVAATIHGARRTLRVSDLPLGQEGVAGYAIDIEEQQQVAREFRAFRDAQRALLDQLSVGVAQFDAEEQLVFANRPFRRLFSLTDEAIEARTPFERFLAEARERGRTPEVRDFPEWRRERAGWFEASATLEEAWPLPGGTHLRIVAQPLPDGGLLLIAEDRTEQLALSAVRDTLLRTRTATLDSLFEALAIFAPDGSAQLWNRSFAGTWGLTPELLDARPSADELLGAIGRNLLNPEEAALIGAAVRAATLDRREKGGQVELADGRTLRFAGIPLPDGNGLLTVLDITASQKAEQALRERAEALEEADAVKAKFLANMSYEFRTPLTTIGGYAELLKSGAASDPESAGEYVDAILAAVERLTEQVENVLDLSQSEAGLLPIRKERLDLLEFLTTLVREREAAIIGGGLSLDLKGRRGRIIDGDPRQLGRAFGNLLDNAIAGTPEGGRIVIEIRKAPTSADAAAAGGAEITISDNGRGMSSAELARAMGGLAQGRAGKPERRTGLGIPLARQLIEAHDGTLDIVSRQGAGTMATIRLP